The sequence below is a genomic window from Acidilobus saccharovorans 345-15.
GGCACTTAAGGAGGTTCACCTGCTGCTGGGCGGGCCGCAGGGCGCTGGAGTTGAGACCAGCGCCTCGGTGCTCACGGCCTCCCTGGCAGGGCTAGGCTATGGCATCATGTCAGACAGGGAGTACTACTCAAACATAGTGGGAAGACATTCGTACGTGCACTTCACCATATCAGCCACCTCGTTCCCGCGCAGCCTAACCTATCCAGTCGAGCTCGTGGGCGCAATGGACGCTGAGTCCGTCCTGACACACTTCCATGAGGTTGCGCCGGGAGGGGTCTTAGTTTACGATGCAGGCGTTGATAAGACGAAGATCTCCCAAGTAATAAGCATGGAGCCTGAGGTAAGGGAGAGGGTCGAGGCCAGGTTCAAGGAGTACGGTCTCGAGCCCACTGTAGGCAACGCTGCCAAGATCGTTGAGGAGAAGCTAAACGCTCATTCTGTTCCTCTGGACTTCAGGAAGATACTTGACGAGGCCAGACAGAAGCTCGGCGTCAGCAGCGTTGAGGTGCAGCGCTACAGGAACAGCATACTCCTGGGGGCCGCAGCTGCGGTCCTGGGCGTTGACCCAGAGGTAATAAGGGACGGGCTCAGCGTGAGGTTCAAGGGAAACCAGAAGATAGTTAACGCTAATATGGTCGTCATAGGACTTACAATGGAGAGCGTCCCCAAGGACGTGAGGGGACTTGCAAAGCTCGATGAGCCCAAGCTCGACGTTGAGGAGATGATCAGCGCCAGTGGGAACGACGTTATAGGCATGGCTAAGATAGTGGGCGGCGTCAGGTATCAGTCGTACTACCCAATAACGCCAGCATCGGATGAGTCTGTGTTCATAGAGGCTCACCAGGCCGTCAGCGTTGATGGCAAGCCGGTGGGCTCAATAGTTGTCTTCCAGACTGAGGACGAGCTGGCAGCTATAAACTCAGCAATAGGCGCCGCACTCACAGGCGTGAGGGCAGCCACGGCAACCAGCGGGCCAGGCTTCAGCCTGATGGCTGAGGGCCTTGGCTGGGCTGGCCACAACGAGGTGCCGCTGCTGATAACCTTCTACCAGAGGGGAGGCCCAAGCACTGGACAGCCGACAAGGGGGGAGCAGGCTGACCTGCTTTTCTCGCTCTTCGCGAGCCACGGCGAGTTCCCAAGGATAGTGATTGCAAGTGGTGACATAGAGGAGGCATTCTACGACACGCTGAAGGCCCTCAACTGGGCCGAGAGGTTCCAGGTGCCTGTTATACACCTCGTAGACAAATACATGGCTAACGTCATATCAGCCATGAGGATGCCTGACCCCTCTAAGGTTAAGGTTGACAGGGGCAAGCTTATACTTAAGGCCTCAGGACCCATGAAGAGGTTCGACCTAAGCGACCCCATAAGCCCGAGGCCTGCCATAGGCTCTGGCGCTATAACCTGGTACACCGGCGATGAACATAACGAGTGGGGCCACATAAGCGAGGACCCTATAAACAGGGTCAAGATGTATGACAAGAGGATGAAGAAGCTTGAGATCATGGACCAGGAGATACCCGTGGAGGAGAGGGCCGTATACTACGGCGACGACAACGCTGATTTCCTGCTGGTGGGCTGGGGCTTCGTGAAGGGGGCGGCCCTTGATGCCCTTGAGGAACTGAAGCAGGAGGGCTATCACGGCGCCTACCTTCACTTAAAGGTATTCAGCCCGTTCCCATCAAAGTACGTGGCTGACATCCTGTCAAAGTTCGACCCCAAGAGGGTAATAGACGTTGAGCATAACTACCTTGGCCAGGCGGCCAAGGTTATAGAGATGAACACCGGCTTTGAGATATCAAGGTTTATTTTGAAGTACACGGGGAGGCCCATGTATCGCATGGAGCTCAAGGAGGCCGTGAAGAGGATCCTTGAGGGTAAGAGCGTGAGGGAGGTGTTGACCTATGGCGAGTGAGGCCGCATATAGGACTAACGTGTGGGTCGACTGGTGCCCTGCGTGCGGCAACTTCGGCATACTGACAGCCATGCAGAGGGCGCTGGCGGAGCTGAACATACCGCCAGACAAAGTGGTCGACGTTTCAGGCATAGGCTGCAGCGGCAAGACGTCACACTTCCTCAATGTAAACGGCGTCCACAACCTTCACGGGAGATCCATACCTTACGCCGAGGGCATAAAG
It includes:
- a CDS encoding 2-oxoacid:ferredoxin oxidoreductase subunit alpha, giving the protein MALKEVHLLLGGPQGAGVETSASVLTASLAGLGYGIMSDREYYSNIVGRHSYVHFTISATSFPRSLTYPVELVGAMDAESVLTHFHEVAPGGVLVYDAGVDKTKISQVISMEPEVRERVEARFKEYGLEPTVGNAAKIVEEKLNAHSVPLDFRKILDEARQKLGVSSVEVQRYRNSILLGAAAAVLGVDPEVIRDGLSVRFKGNQKIVNANMVVIGLTMESVPKDVRGLAKLDEPKLDVEEMISASGNDVIGMAKIVGGVRYQSYYPITPASDESVFIEAHQAVSVDGKPVGSIVVFQTEDELAAINSAIGAALTGVRAATATSGPGFSLMAEGLGWAGHNEVPLLITFYQRGGPSTGQPTRGEQADLLFSLFASHGEFPRIVIASGDIEEAFYDTLKALNWAERFQVPVIHLVDKYMANVISAMRMPDPSKVKVDRGKLILKASGPMKRFDLSDPISPRPAIGSGAITWYTGDEHNEWGHISEDPINRVKMYDKRMKKLEIMDQEIPVEERAVYYGDDNADFLLVGWGFVKGAALDALEELKQEGYHGAYLHLKVFSPFPSKYVADILSKFDPKRVIDVEHNYLGQAAKVIEMNTGFEISRFILKYTGRPMYRMELKEAVKRILEGKSVREVLTYGE